One window of the bacterium genome contains the following:
- a CDS encoding choice-of-anchor K domain-containing protein, which translates to MKKILFPTLAVIAGLNLTAYAITFSGTAIGSWNDPNTESGWSHWNIANNDHGGVSKVTWGDPAYCFDKPSYLQFDGAGSDSDALPPSWSSDQYVNNPFLLGSLTYYNGTQWSNTGLEGVDLAMKVSITGPLPAYGDLPVLEFGMGINNTINPNGDTVLFLDVPDPIGFTYGGQNYSFEILGFSLDNGINMTRQIYACEGGTKLGNFYARISSTGGGTTVPDNCSTVVLLGLVAIGLGALKAKFA; encoded by the coding sequence ATGAAAAAAATATTGTTTCCAACGTTAGCAGTGATAGCAGGTTTGAATCTAACCGCATACGCCATCACGTTCAGTGGCACCGCCATCGGATCGTGGAATGACCCAAATACCGAATCTGGGTGGTCACATTGGAATATTGCCAATAACGACCATGGCGGAGTCTCCAAAGTTACCTGGGGCGATCCTGCTTATTGTTTCGATAAGCCGAGTTATCTCCAATTCGATGGAGCAGGGAGCGATTCAGATGCATTGCCGCCATCTTGGTCGAGTGACCAGTATGTCAATAACCCTTTCCTGCTTGGAAGCCTGACTTATTATAATGGAACACAGTGGTCAAACACAGGCCTAGAGGGTGTGGATCTGGCCATGAAGGTGTCCATAACGGGACCACTTCCCGCTTACGGAGACCTCCCTGTTTTGGAATTCGGGATGGGGATTAACAATACAATCAACCCGAACGGCGATACGGTACTATTTCTCGATGTCCCTGACCCAATAGGCTTCACCTACGGGGGGCAGAACTATTCTTTCGAAATACTGGGTTTCTCCCTTGATAATGGGATTAATATGACCCGTCAGATTTATGCATGTGAAGGCGGCACCAAGTTGGGCAATTTCTATGCAAGAATTTCTTCCACCGGTGGCGGAACAACCGTCCCCGACAATTGCTCCACAGTAGTCTTACTCGGGCTTGTGGCCATCGGCCTGGGGGCATTAAAGGCTAAGTTTGCCTGA